A genomic window from Pseudomonadota bacterium includes:
- a CDS encoding MotA/TolQ/ExbB proton channel family protein translates to MKFKDAFYIFLLMTFILTSFVLNPLSAGAEDTKAKKTVPGIEAIGDLLAPIGNVDNKSSKETNKAKPDRSAKNYNTTRNNIHVTVMSLLDIIKKGGIVGYLIILLSVLSLGLIIDYLFTIRKSKILPLSDIKAFDKIISDRNFDEVKKFDKQSASFFAKITVAGLKESDMGYQSMIKAMEDMGESLTSAIARKIEHLNVIGNISPMMGLLGTVIGMLRCFNEIAHVAGAIEPKQLAGGIFEALITTCMGLIVAIPSLYGYAVFKNRIDEYTGEAALAAEQMVSSFKTKQPDKE, encoded by the coding sequence ATGAAATTTAAAGATGCCTTTTACATTTTTTTGCTAATGACATTTATTCTTACATCATTTGTTTTAAATCCTCTTTCGGCTGGAGCAGAAGACACTAAAGCTAAAAAAACTGTCCCAGGCATAGAAGCCATAGGTGACCTTCTGGCACCAATCGGCAATGTTGATAATAAATCCTCAAAAGAAACGAACAAGGCAAAACCTGATAGGTCGGCAAAAAATTATAATACTACAAGAAACAATATTCATGTTACCGTGATGAGCCTTTTGGATATTATTAAAAAAGGAGGAATCGTCGGCTACTTGATTATATTGCTGTCTGTCTTGTCTTTAGGACTTATAATAGATTATCTTTTTACCATCCGAAAATCAAAAATATTGCCACTCAGTGATATTAAAGCTTTTGATAAAATTATCAGTGACCGCAATTTCGATGAAGTAAAGAAATTTGATAAGCAAAGCGCTTCGTTTTTTGCAAAGATAACCGTTGCAGGTCTTAAGGAATCGGATATGGGATATCAATCCATGATAAAGGCAATGGAAGATATGGGTGAATCCTTAACCAGTGCTATTGCCCGAAAGATAGAACATCTGAATGTAATCGGAAATATTTCTCCCATGATGGGACTCCTCGGAACGGTTATCGGCATGCTTCGCTGTTTTAACGAAATAGCCCATGTAGCGGGAGCAATTGAACCCAAACAACTTGCGGGTGGAATTTTTGAAGCGCTTATTACTACCTGTATGGGTCTGATTGTAGCTATACCGTCTCTTTACGGATATGCAGTTTTTAAAAATCGTATTGATGAATATACCGGCGAAGCAGCTCTTGCTGCAGAACAGATGGTTTCTTCATTTAAAACAAAGCAACCGGACAAGGAGTAA